From Pagrus major chromosome 2, Pma_NU_1.0, one genomic window encodes:
- the LOC141014324 gene encoding histone H2A-like — MSGRGKKVAPKPKSAVSRSSRAGITFPVGRIHRLLRKGNYAERVGNGSAVYLAAVLEYLCAEILELAGNACRDNKKQRIAPRHILLAVKNDEELNKLLAGVTISEGGVIPNIQATLLPKKSKMPKEDSSAKDVQSQEF; from the coding sequence ATGTCCGGCCGGGGGAAGAAAGTTGCACCCAAACCAAAGTCTGCAGTGTCCCGCTCTAGCAGAGCAGGGATCACTTTCCCTGTGGGCCGCATCCACAGATTGCTGAGGAAAGGCAACTATGCTGAGCGAGTTGGCAACGGCTCTGCAGTGTACCTTGCAGCTGTCCTGGAGTACCTCTGCGCCGAAATCCTGGAGCTGGCAGGAAACGCCTGCCGTGACAACAAGAAGCAACGCATCGCTCCTCGCCACATCTTGTTGGCGGTGAAAAATGATGAAGAGCTCAACAAACTGCTGGCAGGGGTCACAATCTCAGAAGGCGGGGTCATCCCAAATATCCAGGCAACCCTTCTCCCCAAGAAGAGCAAGATGCCAAAGGAGGACAGTTCAGCTAAAGATGTTCAATCCCAagagttttaa
- the bmp16 gene encoding bone morphogenetic protein 16 encodes MFPANLLLLMVLLLPQASSGRQGGDTSELDHGRVSPVPSSLSPTPAGGSLLKPSLVQTIQSLLLSRLGLQSQPDPRPGVPVPRYLLDLYRFHQQQFHLVEDPSFSFPSQHIQQANTVRSFHHDEPLGASPIAEDRKKLHIAFNISSIPDDERVLSAELRLLRSDRASLGPGAHRLNIYLSEHYEDTEPTLLETRLLTNGLNSHKASGYWEAFSLNTELLHKALAGTGSLGFLLEVRPDNSSTSLPEQSTSSAVGEEEAVKHKDGHLRVCRSVGQDEHSWAQERPLLVTYSHDGRGEPLVKHGRRTPGGGQRMRGRKGTKERVRSSSKGRSRGQTLGRAKKTGYTIPGWGHDKGGVSWSESGRVKRNGGRAAKLKRLSRNRCRRHPLYVDFNDVGWHKWIIAPSGYDAFFCLGECRFPLADHMNSSSHAMVQTLVNSVNGAVPRACCVPTSLSPIALLYLDPQDRVVLKNYQDMVVEGCGCR; translated from the exons ATGTTCCCTGCTAACCTCCTGCTCCTCATGGTCTTGCTGCTACCTCAAGCCTCGTCTGGTCGCCAGGGTGGAGACACCAGCGAGCTCGACCATGGCAGGGTGTCCCCCGTGCCTTCTTCCTTGTCGCCTACACCAGCTGGTGGTTCCCTCCTGAAGCCCAGTCTGGTTCAAACCATCCAGAGTCTCCTCCTGAGCCGGCTGGGCTTGCAGTCGCAGCCCGACCCTCGGCCTGGAGTGCCAGTGCCCCGATACCTCCTGGATCTTTACCGCTTCCACCAGCAGCAGTTCCATCTGGTGGAGGATCCTTCATTTAGCTTCCCCAGCCAGCACATCCAGCAGGCTAACACCGTACGCAGCTTTCACCACGATG aGCCCCTTGGAGCCAGTCCCATAGCAGAGGATCGTAAGAAGCTGCACATCGCCTTTAATATTTCCTCCATCCCTGATGATGAGAGGGTGCTCTCCGCTGAGCTCCGGCTCCTCCGCAGTGACAGAGCCTCCCTGGGCCCCGGGGCCCACAGACTAAACATATACCTCTCTGAACACTATGAGGACACTGAGCCTACCCTACTGGAGACAAGGTTACTCACCAATGGCCTCAACAGTCATAAAGCAAGTGGTTACTGGGAGGCTTTCAGCCTAAATACAGAGCTCCTCCATAAGGCCCTTGCTGGGACTGGCAGCCTGGGCTTCCTCCTGGAGGTCAGACCTGACAACAGCTCCACCTCGCTCCCTGAACAAAGCACCTCCTCTGCTGtaggggaggaggaggcagtgAAACACAAAGATGGACACCTGAGGGTATGCAGGTCCGTGGGTCAGGACGAGCACAGCTGGGCGCAGGAGAGACCCCTCTTGGTGACTTACAGTCATGACGGGCGTGGAGAGCCCTTAGTCAAACATGGCAGGAGGACCCCCGGTGGTGGCCAGAggatgagagggagaaaagggacaaaagagagagtgaggagcAGCAGTAAAGGCCGCAGTAGAGGCCAAACCTTGGGGAGGGCCAAAAAAACGGGGTATACTATCCCAGGGTGGGGGCATGATAAAGGAGGGGTCAGCTGGAGCGAAAGTGGAAGGGTTAAAAGAAATGGTGGCCGCGCTGCGAAACTGAAACGCCTTTCCCGCAACAGATGCCGCCGTCATCCGCTGTATGTAGATTTCAACGACGTGGGCTGGCACAAGTGGATCATTGCACCCAGCGGCTATGACGCCTTCTTCTGCCTGGGAGAGTGTCGCTTTCCTCTGGCCGACCACATGAACTCCTCCAGCCACGCCATGGTGCAAACTCTGGTGAACTCTGTGAACGGAGCAGTGCCTCGTGCCTGCTGCGTCCCCACCTCCCTCAGCCCCATCGCCCTGCTCTATCTGGACCCTCAAGACCGAGTGGTGCTGAAGAACTACCAGGACATGGTGGTGGAGGGCTGTGGCTGCCGGTAG